DNA sequence from the Bacteroidota bacterium genome:
CAATCATCTCTCTTGCCTGAGTCAGTCTGTATGACCTGATCAGGTTATTTGGGGATTTGCCGGTAACAGCCCTTACTTTTCTCTGAAGTTGTCTTGGACTCATCCCGATCAGGTCGCTCAGATTTTCAACACCAAAGTCTTCATCGGAGAAATTCTCACTGAGAATATTGTTTACTTTGATCATAAACTTGTCGATGTAAGTGCTTCCTGTTACCCTCGGTTCAACAACCTCTGTTGCCATGGTCTTTCGCAGTTTCTCTCTGTTCTCCAACAGCGAAGCCACTCTTACCCTCAGTTCTTTCAGAGAGACCGGTTTAATAAGGATTTCATCTGCACCTGATTCGATCGCCTTTATTTTGTTAGCTTCATATGTGTCTGCTGTAAGAAGAATGACGGGAATGTGCGAGGTCTTTTCATCATTTTTAATAATTCTGGTCAGGTCAATTCCATTTACTCCAGGCATGTGTATGTCTGAAAGGATCAAATCAGGAATAAAAGAAATCGCCTTTCTGAGTCCTTCGAATCCGTTTAGCGCTTCAACTATCTTAAATTCCTTTTGGAAGGTTTTTTTCAACAACCTGCCAACTTCATGATTATCTTCTATAATCAGGATAATCTGTGATTCATTTTCTCCGGATGAACTGTCGATAACAGGTTCCTCCTGGCTTCCGAATTCCTCTGCAATCTGGAAGGTATTCCAAAGATTGAACTCATCAAGAAAATCATCCTCAACTTTCGAGTCACTCTGTGGTGGCAGTGGAATCGAAAATATCAGCCTGCCATTGAATGAACTCATTGACATCATGATTCCGTAAGTGTCACAAATCGTTTTCAGCAATACCGAGTCGATCAGATTCGACGGTTTCGAAAATACCTGTTCCATAAGGCTTTCCGAATCGGAATTTTCACTTATTTTATAACTCGGAGTGAATGTAACCTGCAAACAGAAAGATCTTTTCTCATCTCTTTGAACAATCAAATTTACAATTTCAGATGTTAATGAAACTCTCAACACCATCATTATAAGATGTCCAACTATTCTGTCCACCATCAAGGGGGAGCATCTGGTAAAATAGTGAGTCCTCTCGCTTAAAAGCACAATTTCTATGTTCTTTTGTGATGCCAAGCCTTTCAGGTTCTCTGTGATAATATTGAGAATTTTTATCAGATCAACATCTTTTTGAACAAAAGCCGGGAACGCCATATAGCTTAAAGTATTGATCTGAGAAGCGAGATTTTCAATATTTGAAAGTGAATTTTTTAGGGCAGTGAGTGATTCGGAAGTGAAGCGATTTTGGTTCGATTCTGAAATGATGTCTAGATTTCCGACTGCAATTGTTATATTGCTTCTCAAATTTGAGGCAATAGAAGAAAAAATATTCTGCCTTAAATTCTTCCGGTAAAGATCAAACGATGGAGCCAGGGACTTTTTCTTGCTCATTTATTCAGTGAAGATTTTCTTGGATAATTTTTTGATGAAATTAAATGTAAATATAAATAAACAAAAACTTTTTATTACTTAAATGATACACTTGTTGGAACATAAAATTTTTATTCTCTCCGTGCTGATTGTTCTCTCGTTGCTGGTAACGAGACTTACCAGGAATTACGGAGTCCCCACACTGCTTCTTTTTTTGGGTCTGGGAATGCTTGCCGGTTCAGACGGACCGGGTGGAATCGAATTTAGTGATGCTTCCCTTGCTCAGTCGATAGGCACCATCGCTCTGGTATTTATTTTGTTTTCGGGAGGTTTGGAGACAAGTATACAGTCAGTAAAAAATGGTATTAAATCATCTCTTTCACTGGCTACTCTCGGGGTGGTTATTACGGCAGTTCTGATGGGGGCATTCCTATATTATGTGGCCGGTTATTCTGCCGGTTTTTCTTTTTTCATCGGGGCGGTAATATCATCAACAGATGCTGCAGCAATTTTTTCGGTTCTGAAAGCCAAGGATTTAAATTTATCGGGTGATATTCAACCCGTTTTGGAGCTTGAAAGCGGCAGCAACGATCCTATGGCAATATTTCTGACCATGCTGATGATTTCAATTCTTACAGAACCGGAAAAAACCGCTGTCGAGCATGTTGTATTTTTTGTATCGCAATTCGGAATTGGTGCAGTTTTAGGGTATGGGGGTGGAAGGGTAATGTCAGTTGTAATGAACAAGCTGGATTTTATTACTCCCGGGTTTTATCCTGTGTTTGTTCTCTCAGGTGCGTTACTGATTTACAGTGGTACAGCACTAATATCCGGGAGTGGGTTTTTAGCAGTATACATAGCGGGAATTGTAGCCAACAGTCATGAATTTCAGCATAAAACCAACACGATCCGGTTTTTTGAAGGACTTGCCTGGTTAAGTCAGATTGGTATGTTTCTCGCCCTGGGATTGTTGATTTATCCTTCTCAGTTACCTGAAGTTGCTCTTATCGGCAGCCTCTTTGCCTTGTTTCTAATGTTTGTTGCGAGACCTGTGGCTGTAATGATATCACTTTTATTCAGCAATTTTAACCTGAAAGAGAAAGTTTTTATCATGTGGGGGGGATTGAGGGGGGCAGTACCGATTATTCTCGCGACATTTGCACTCACTTCAAATCTGCCTGACGGACAAAAGGTGCTGAACCTTGTCTTTTTTGTTGTGATATTTTCAGCCATCGGTCAGGGATGGTCAATCCCTGCGGTTTCCAAACTTCTTAAACTAAGAAATGTCAAGAATTTAAGCAAAAAAGTGCTGATGGACCTTGAAACAGGACGAGACGACAATAAAACATTATTCGATCTTTTTGTTCAGCCGGGGTCTCCTGCCTGTGGTAACAAGATTGTGGAGATCGGATTGCCGAGTGGCGTTCTGATTGTGTTGATAGAGCGGAAGGGGAAATATGTAATCCCGTCAGGAAGCACAATAATTGAAGAGGACGACTTGATTATCCTGCTGGTTGACAAGTCGGATATAGAAGTTGTCGCAGGATTTTTTAAGTCGTCTTTCGATTAGATTATTCTGACAACCGTTTTATTCATCATATAACGATACATTCTTCTGACAACTCTGAAGAAGAATACGAGGTAGAAGGCATAAACTGCTATTCCGACAATTCTGACCACAAAGGAAAACGCAGCATTTTTCACCGGTTTGTATGCGGGCAGGATGCCGTCGGTTCTGATCAAAGGATTGAGAAAGAATGTGGTTTTCGGGTTGTAAACCTCGGTTCTTAAATAGGTTTTTACTTTTTTAAGAGGAAAGACGAGGGAGTCGGTTTTATGAAAGGATGCCAGCACCTCACCGTAGTTACCAATCAAAAGGATGGAATCAGCAGGTGTCATGAGCCGCAATTTCATCGAATCGTTTTCCACCCGTAAATATCTCAACTCGTTGTCAAGTTCAGCATTATTGCCTTTGACTGCCACAGAATTTCCCTTTCGCAAAGCGTCCACGATCAGGTTCCCAAGCAATGAACCTGCACGGACCATCGTCCAGTACCGTCCGGTTTCATCTTTTCTGGTTTGATTGTGTGAATCGTCGTTGCCGTAGCCAAAAGCCGGATAGCCTGCAGAGAGGGCGGCATCCCAGTGATGAACGGATGTCCTGTAATGGTTAAGAATCTCTATGTGAGTATAATTTGAGAGATACTGAAAGTCATCCGGATGATAGCCCTCCAGGAATTCGGGGTGATTGATAGCCAAAAGTTTGGTAGTTTGTCTCAATCTTTCGATGATATCCTGCTTATGGTGTAATGACTGAAAGAGGGGATAATCAAAATTTACAACCTCTTTTGCTCCGATAGGATGTTGATGTCTTTTCCAGACATTTAAGCCGTGCTCATAAAGAGGAATGAATTCATCATCTTTGATGTTTTTCGATCTGGTAATTTTATGATAATCAGAGATTCCGGCAAAATCGTAACCGAGGGATTTATAAACGGAATCCACCTGCTCCGGTGTAAGTGTGCCGTTGGTCAATCCTCCCCATGCCTGTGCATGTGCATGAAAATTGGTTTTAAACCACCTGCCTGAAGTGTCGGCATACGGGTTATACCACTCCGTTCCTGAAAACGGCTTCATCGCAGGGAATTTGTAGACATTTGTAAATATGTAAGGGAACATTGCAATCGCGACAATCAGCAATAAAAGGATTGTAACGATATATACAGGTGTCAACAACAATTTTTTAAAGTTCATTTTGTAATTTTTGGGGTGGAAGCAGGGCTGAAAAATATTATATTTGTGACTACAAATTTACGAAAATTTGTGATCA
Encoded proteins:
- a CDS encoding helix-turn-helix domain-containing protein codes for the protein MSKKKSLAPSFDLYRKNLRQNIFSSIASNLRSNITIAVGNLDIISESNQNRFTSESLTALKNSLSNIENLASQINTLSYMAFPAFVQKDVDLIKILNIITENLKGLASQKNIEIVLLSERTHYFTRCSPLMVDRIVGHLIMMVLRVSLTSEIVNLIVQRDEKRSFCLQVTFTPSYKISENSDSESLMEQVFSKPSNLIDSVLLKTICDTYGIMMSMSSFNGRLIFSIPLPPQSDSKVEDDFLDEFNLWNTFQIAEEFGSQEEPVIDSSSGENESQIILIIEDNHEVGRLLKKTFQKEFKIVEALNGFEGLRKAISFIPDLILSDIHMPGVNGIDLTRIIKNDEKTSHIPVILLTADTYEANKIKAIESGADEILIKPVSLKELRVRVASLLENREKLRKTMATEVVEPRVTGSTYIDKFMIKVNNILSENFSDEDFGVENLSDLIGMSPRQLQRKVRAVTGKSPNNLIRSYRLTQAREMIVSSKMSVSEAAYSAGFSNLSYFAKCFKEEFGESPSDSTDLEQE
- a CDS encoding potassium/proton antiporter — protein: MEHKIFILSVLIVLSLLVTRLTRNYGVPTLLLFLGLGMLAGSDGPGGIEFSDASLAQSIGTIALVFILFSGGLETSIQSVKNGIKSSLSLATLGVVITAVLMGAFLYYVAGYSAGFSFFIGAVISSTDAAAIFSVLKAKDLNLSGDIQPVLELESGSNDPMAIFLTMLMISILTEPEKTAVEHVVFFVSQFGIGAVLGYGGGRVMSVVMNKLDFITPGFYPVFVLSGALLIYSGTALISGSGFLAVYIAGIVANSHEFQHKTNTIRFFEGLAWLSQIGMFLALGLLIYPSQLPEVALIGSLFALFLMFVARPVAVMISLLFSNFNLKEKVFIMWGGLRGAVPIILATFALTSNLPDGQKVLNLVFFVVIFSAIGQGWSIPAVSKLLKLRNVKNLSKKVLMDLETGRDDNKTLFDLFVQPGSPACGNKIVEIGLPSGVLIVLIERKGKYVIPSGSTIIEEDDLIILLVDKSDIEVVAGFFKSSFD